One window of the Ananas comosus cultivar F153 unplaced genomic scaffold, ASM154086v1, whole genome shotgun sequence genome contains the following:
- the LOC109705290 gene encoding glycine-rich cell wall structural protein 1.0-like has translation MNVRRVFVGGGEGGGGGGGGVVGVEEQGGGRGVVGSGRGGGEVVVVAEGGGGEGGGGEFVVVAEGGGSGEVVAVVDGGCGGGGVVGGGRGGDGGVAKSLPGVLSAAYAALFLTILLFLAILLLLLLLLPARPSGRGGSDDAGEDGGSAGGCRGGGALAFAKRAAVGVVFLVPLLALAAKAYAALNSKAKVR, from the exons ATGAACGTAAGGAGAGTATTTGTTGGTGGTggtgaaggaggaggagggggaggaggtggAGTTGTAGGAGTAGAGGAacaaggaggaggaagaggcgtTGTTGGTAGCGGCAGAGGGGGAGGTGAAGTTGTGGTAGTAGCGGAAGGAGGGGGAGGTGAAGGAGGGGGAGGTGAATTTGTGGTAGTAGCAGAAGGAGGAGGGAGCGGCGAAGTTGTTGCAGTAGTGGACGGAGGATGTGGAGGAGGCGGAGTTgtaggaggaggacgaggaggagacGGGGGTGTTG CAAAATCCCTTCCCGGCGTCCTCTCCGCCGCCTACGCCGCCCTCTTCCTCACCATTCTCCTCTTCCTcgccatcctcctcctcctcctcctcctcctccccgctCGGCCGAGTGGCAGAGGCGGCAGTGACGATGCAGGCGAAGATGGCGGCAGCGCAGGCGGCTGCAGAGGTGGCGGTGCCTTGGCGTTTGCCAAGCGCGCGGCGGTGGGCGTCGTGTTCTTGGTCCCGCTGTTAGCTCTGGCGGCGAAGGCTTACGCCGCCCTCAATTCGAAAGCAAAAGTACGTTAA